The Rhizobium sp. Pop5 genome segment GCCGAGATCAACGGTGGCGACCTGTACATCTGTGGCATCTGCAGGCATCATGATCAGTTCTCCTCTGTGTCTGGGGATGCCAATGGCGGAGCGGCAACCAATGCATCAGGCTTCTCAGTCTCGATGCCATTGCCGAGGGCGCTTAGCAGTGCCGAATCCGCGAGGAAGTGGGTGAGCAACTCTTCGGCACCGTTCTTACCGTCCATATAGGCCAGCAGATTGGAGAGCTCCGTTCGCGCCTCGAGCAGCCTGCTAAGGCTGTTGACCTTGCGCGCCACGGCCGCCGGCGAGAAATCTTCGAGCCGCTCGAACGTCAAGTCGACAGCGAGTTGGCCTTCTCCGGTCAATAGGTTCGGCACCCGCATCACCACCCTGGGCCTCAGCGATCTGAGCCGATCATCGAAATTGTCGATATCGATCTCCATCATCTTGCGCTCCGCGACAGGGGCAAGCGGCTCGGCAGCATTGCCGGCGAGGTCGGACATCACGCCGACCACGAAGGGAAGCTGAACCTTCTTCTGAGAGCCATAGGTCTCGACGTCGTATTCGATCTGTACGCGAGGCGGACGAACCCGCGCGATGAACTTTTGACTACTCGCCTTTGTCATGTGTTCCACTCTCCTGATAGGGAAGATTGCGCACGTCACGTGCCCTCGCCGACCGCCAGACCGGCAATCGAACGGTATTGGGCAACCCCTTCTGGCGCCAACTCTTTGATAAGAGCCATGAAGTCCTTCGAGACAAGTCGCTGCGCGCGCTCCAGGAGGGCTGGCAGCGGGCTCGCGGGCTCATTCACCTGGTACCAGTGGCAAATGCGGCCAAGAATTTCGACAACGTCATCGCGGTTGCGGATCACTTCGGGGTAAGAGGCCTTGCTAGAGTCTGGCAATGGAGATGCCGGGGCTGCAGGCTGGGCCCTTTTCCGATGGGCGTCGACCAGATCCTTGGCCTGGGTGAGTAGCACTATCAGAGGGTCGAATCGAACGGCCTCGTCACTCGCGACGTGCTGCCGAACACTCGCGTCTAGATGGGTGGCGGCTGCCAGGCTGGCGTGGAGACCAGTGCTGATCTGCTCGAGCTGCAGTGGATCGGTGTCGATGAAGGCGTGCTCGATGGTCGAACGATCAATTTCCGTAGATTGGGACCGTAGCGCACCAGCCCAATCGCGGAGCGTAAAAGTCCCGAATTGCCTGGAGGAGGTGAGTGGGACTTGGCGTATTTCTGCCAAGAGCCCGGAGAGATCGCAGAGGCTCGCTAGAGCGTTGAGGCGAACGGTCTGATCTTCGTCATCTTCTGGATCCGGTCGCGGATGTAGCTCTGACCAGTAGAGCTCGACATAGGCCGCGAGCAGCTCAAGCCCCCGACTTAGACCAGAGAAGCCGAACTGACTGAGGGCGGATCGTGTGAGCAAGATTCCGACTCTTAGATCCTTAGTGCGGGCAGAAAGGTCGAGGCCAAGCCGCCACACCTCTGTCCAATCGGGAGCCTCCTCGGTGGCGATGGAGTCGCCTATCTGCTGGTGCGGCTTGCCATGCGACGCTATCTCCAGCTCCAGGAAGCTCAAATCGTAATCGAGAGCATCCCCGCATGCGTTGCCGTCGCTGATCGGTTTTAATAGATGATCTGCATCGAGCATGACCCAAATCCCAGTTTTCCCGACATAAAAGATCGTCGCGCCTCTGTTTCTCAATGTTTAGCAATGAGCAGACGCGATTGCTCATGCACAATCGACATTCGTATATGTCGTGAATGCTTGGGGCGTGAATGCCGCCGCTTCGGATCTTGACGCAGCTATGTGCTGCTCAGGCGCGAGGGACACCTTGTGAACAACAAGAAGCTCTTCCGGGTCCATCGGGAGGAGAAGCTCACGATGCGCAAGCGCCGTGGCCGGAAACGAGCGAAAGGCAAGCGTTGGTGTTGATCCCGCTGGCTGCCAATGATCGTTGGCGCGGGTTCAGGCTTCTGATGGTCGTGAGGAAAGCCGGACTCTCGTCGCCGATACTTCGCTCTCCGGCCTGCGGTCGCCTGTGGACTGGATCGGGTTATCGAGGAGCGTGGCAAGCCAAGCACTCTGGCCTCGGCTAACTAACCCTGCAGAGTTCGCCCAGATCGGCAACCCGCGACGTGATGCAGTGCTGCGCAGCCGGAATGGTCTCCGCACCTAAACCCGCCGATGCCGCCGCAGATGCGCAACCCACCGCTGGAGCGAACCCCAAACTGGATAAACTTGACGGTACAAGCTCAGCCAGATTGAATTGACATCGTCGGGCAGTCGTTGCAAAGGGCAACCTGCGGAGTACCGTTGCAAACGTGAGCCTGAAGGCCTCCAACTACGAAGTCTTCGCGCGGCCGCCTCCGCGCCAGTTGCTGCATAAGGTGGATGGCGTCCTCGGCGATCGCTCTTGGGGGTGTCGGCGCGCGGACCCTCATCGAACGAGCGGCCAGCCGGCGGTCCATCGCGCGTGCAGCGACCCGGCGTCAGTGGTAGAACGGCTCGAGCACTTCAACGGCATTATACTCCTGCGCTCCGCCGGACCGCCGCACGAGGCATATAGGGCGACAATCTGGATGAGATCCGTATTGACCGCATGTAACGATGCTCCCCGAGATCTGCACGTTGCCTCATTCATTTTGCTCCCAGTTGGAGCGAAGGAGTGGGGTGCGGAGATGGCGGGGTTTCGCAGCGGCCGGCCTCCTTCGTGAGCGCCATTGCCGTTTTCGACGGAAGTCGAAGGTTAATAACCATCGTCGCGGTATTTACTTTTGACAATGGGTGTGATGCGGCTTTGCGTGATCTTCTAAAAAGAATCGAGTCCCGCCGCCAATCCCCCGTTCTATCGCGCACCTACCGCATCCCAACGTGACTGTCGACCCTGCTTCCATTAGTCGTGCAGGGCAACCACGCGGTCTCTCGTGCAGATCCCTGCGATTTCGAATTGACGGACACCGACCCCGTTTGACGGTCGTGGAGTGCACGCACTTAGTCACCCTAGCCGCCCGCGCACTGCAACCCCGCTGTAGCGATCCTTCTACCTCTATGCTAAAGAAAGTTTTGGAAAAACTTGCCTCGTCGCCATCGTTCGACGGCGGCCTTGGCGCCAATCTTGCGAGGAGCGGGCTGATGGTCGCAGCGGCATGCGAGCCGACATTCTGCGCTCCCGACCGTCGAAGACGAGGTCGCTCTCGGCGTGTTAGTCAGCCGGAATGCGCCGGCCGTCGTGCCCCTAAATATCGATCTCGAGCCAGGTATTGGCCTCCAGACTGAAGAAAAATTCGGCGCTCTCACATGCTCATGCAATCCCGTGGTGGACAACCAACGCACATGATGGTGCAGTTCCTAGGGAATGTGGTGATGAGTCATGAGCCGTCCTATATCACCTTGAACGCTGCCCTCCTGGCTATCCGTTTCTTCGAGGCACCCACGATTATGGCGGCATCGGCGGCGCTGAGATCGGGATGGGCCGCCTTCAGCGCGTCCGCCCACGCCCCCTTGCTCTGCCCCGGCAGCTGCGGTGTCGCCGCCTTGATCTCGTCCAGCCTCGCCTGATCCTGGGCCGACACCGTCCGGAACGCCGCCCTCCTGGCGATATCGTCCCTAAAGGTGCCCAGGATGGTGGCGGCATCGGCGGCGCTGAGATCGGGATGGGCCGCCTTCAGCGCATCGGCCCAGGCCGCATTGCTCCCCCCCTGCCGCGGTGTTGCCGCCGCGATTTCGTCCAGCCTCGCCTGGTCCTGGGCCGACACCGTCCGGAACGCCGCCCTTTTAGCAATATCCTGCTTTATGGCACCCACGATTACGGCGGCATCGGCGGCGCTGAGATCGGGATGGGCCGCCTTCAGCGCGTCCGCCCAGGCCGCATTGCTCTGCCCCGGCAGCTGCGGTGTCTGCCTAGCGAGTTCGTCCAGCCTCGCCTGGTCCTGGGCCGACACCGTCCGGAACGCCGCCCTCCTGGCGATTTCGTCCTTTGCGGCGCCCACGATGGTGGCGGCATCGGCGGCGCTGAGATCGGGATGGGCCGCCTTCAGCGCGTCCGCCCAGGCCGCATTGCTCCGCCCCTGCCGCGGTGTCACCGCCGCGATTTCGTCCAGCCTCGCCCGGTCCTGGGCCGACACCGTCCGGAACGCTGCCCTCACGGCGATATCGTCCTTTAAGGCGCCCACGATTGTGGCGGCATCGGCGGCGCTGAGATCGGGATGGGCCGCCTTCAGCGCGTCCGCCCACGCCCCCTTGCTCTGCCTCGACTGTCGCGGTGTTTGCCTGGCGATTTCGTCCAGCCTCGCCTGGTCCTGAGCCGACACCGTCCGGAACGCCGCCCTTTTTACAATATTATGCTTTACGGAACCCACAATTATGGCGGCATCGGAGGCGCTGAGATCGGGATGGGCCGCCTTCAGCGCGTCCGCCCACGCCCCCTTGCTCTGCCCCGGCAGCCGCGGTGTCTGCCTAGCGATTTCGTCCAGCCTCGCCTGATCCTGGGCCGACACCGTCTGAAAAGCCGCCCTCCTGGCGATAACCCGCTTTACGGCGCCCACGATGGCGGCGGCATCGGCGGCGCTGAGATCGGGATGGGCCGCCTTCAGTGCGTCCGCCCACGCCCTCTTGCTCTGCCCCTGTAGCTGCGGTGTCTGCCTGGCGATTTCGTCCAGCCTCGCGTGGTCCTGGGCCGACACCGTCTGGAACGCTGTCCTTTTAGCAATATCCTGCTTTACGGCATTCACGATTATGGCGGCATCGGCGGCGCTGAGATCGGGATGGGCCGCCTTCAGCGCGTCCGCCCACGCCCCCTTGCTCTGCCCCGGCAGCCGCGGTGTCACCGCCGCGATTTCGTCCAGTCTCGCCTGGTCCTGGGCCGACACCGTCTGGAACGCGGCCCTTTTAGCAATATCCTGCTTTACGGCACCCACGATTATGGCGGCATCAGCGGCGCTGAGATCGGGATGGGCCGCCTTCAGCGCGTCCGCCCACGCCCCCTTGCTCTGCCCCGGTAGCTGCGGTGTCTGCCTGGCGATTTCGTCCAGCCTCGCCTGGTCCTGGGCCGACACCGTCCGGAACGCCGTCCTCCTTGCAATATCGTCCTTAAAAGAGCCCACGGTTATGGCGGCATCGGCGGCGCTGAGATCGGGATGGGCCGCCTTCAGCGCGTCCGCCCACGCCCCCTTGCTCTGCCCCGGCAGCTGCGGTGTCGCCGCCTTGATCTCGTCAAGCCTCGCCCGGTCCTGGGCCGACACCGTTCGATACGCCGCCCTCCTGGCGATAACCCGCTTTACGACGCCCACGATTACGGCGGCATCGGCGGCGCTGAGATTGGGATGGGCCGCCTTCAGCGCGTCCGCCCACGCCCCCTTGCTCTGCCTCGACTGCCGCGGTGTCTGCCTGGCGATTTCGTCCAGCCTCGCCTGGTCCTGGGCCGACACCGTCCGGAACGCCGCTCGATTGACGAGATCGCCCGTTGAGGCCCCCACGATTATGCCGGCATTCGCGGCGCTGAGATCAGGCGCCAACGCCAGCGGCCTTTGAGCATATAACGTCTGCCTGCGGCTGGGCCTGGGATCTGCGTCCTTCTCAGTAGTCCGCCTCTTGCGCCCGCCACCGGTCGGATCGCTGGGCTCCGCGGGCACCTCGGACATGGCCGAATGCTCCTCTCTTCCACCCGGCACCTCGGTGGGCCCGGCAACCGCTGAGGCTTCTAAATTCCCAAGGCCATGCAGCCCCCCGCGCTGAGGGCCAGTCTCCAGCGGCTGGCCCTCGACGAGGTGAATAGTGCGATCGGCATTATTGTATTCATCTGTTGTCCTCGTGAGGTTGAACGCGGTCTCTGCCGGGACGACCGGAACTCTCGTCAGTTCCGTCATGTCAGCCATCATTTGCGGGGTTTGTTCTTCAGGGCTTTGAAGCTCGGTCGGCGGGCTTGGCTGGTCGACGCTTAGCCTTTCCACGTAACGCAATACCGAATTCTCTTGCCAGATGTCGTCCGAATTGAAGTTGTCGGCCACTTGATCGACACGCGCCACTGAAGACTGCGCTCTTTGATCCGCTGGGTGCCGGCCCTCATCCGGCCGCGAAGAGCCCTGCCCCTTAGTCCGAGGGTCCCTGTCAACCATGCTCACCCCCCTGGGATATGGCCTTCAGGAAACAAGGGGTCAGCTGTCGGGCACCGACTGCTGACGGAAGGTCAGAATTTATCAGGGGCTCAAGCGACTTAACCAGAGTGCAAGGGGCGCGACTGCGACCATCGACCGCTCCAGCTTGCCGAGCCTCGTTCGGACGCCGCTCAATCACCGTGGGTCCCGTTTTTTGCTGTTGTGGCATGGGGCGGCTCTGCGGAATCGAGCTCAGGTGACGGGAGGCCGGCAGATCCCGAAGACATGGCCAGGCCGTTGATAACTGGTAGCGTAAACGCATCATTGCAGCAGAACCTCAAAAACCACGGAGAAGAGCCCGCGATTCAAACTAGCGCAGTCCCGGTATTGGATTGCATGCACAGGTGATATGCTCGCATCCGGTTAGTGAGCGGCTATGGCGCAGCTCCTGCGTGAACCCATAACGACAGCGGCGATCCTTCGAGAGATGCAGCGACGACCCGTTCTCCAGACCGGAGGTCCGTGCTTGATGTGGCGATCGGCACGGATTGCTATCAACGCTGACGGCCGCCGGTGCCGCGCAAGCCGGTTACGACGAAACATCGACATGATCTCTTCTATGGTGGGATTGGCCCAACGATACCAGGGTAGTGGCAACTGTCGCCAATTGCGGCGCCAGTGAGGTCGGCCTTCGTCTTCGAACTCCTTGCTGGCTTCCGCTAAACAACGCGGCCTTATCACAAAAGGCTGGGAGATTTAACGATGATTCCGGCATCCGGACTTCTGCGCATTGCCGGCCGGTAATAGCGCGAAAGACTTGCAGCAATCGCAGCGCCGGCGGCACCCGTGACTAGTATCCGCACTGCCTGGCCCGTAACAATGCGCTGTGACCAGCGGAAGCCGATCTCGTGGAAAGACAAGGCATGCTGCGGGCTGATATGATGAAAGACGCCGGCAATGGTGCGGCGGACCCGGGACTTGAAACCTCCCACCGAGTGGACGGCGACTTGGACGAATTCGCGGCTCGAATGCTTTACGTTCTCATGCGTAGCAAAGCTCTTGCCAATCGCCATGAACGCCTCACCGCCCATCAGGCAGGTTGCGGTTCGATCCCTTTCGCCGTCGCGCGCCCTGCATGTATCGAAAGGCCTTTTCGGCCCCGTCCAGGCGGTAGACCGTCCGGATCCATTCTCGGTCGCTCACCGAGATGAAAACGGTCGATCTCCACCGTGCCATCTTGCATGTGCTCGCGCGCCAACATGAGGCGCAGCGCATATCCCATTCGCTAGCTATTGGGCATCACCAAATGTGGAAATGCCTATCTTCGCCGCATGAATGATCCATGCCGCCAGGGCTGCTATCCCGCACCTGGCGCGAACCGGGACTGCAACCGGTTCGTGGATCGTGTCCAGGAGGTGGTTGTCTAATCGCTAAACTGGTCGTCAAGGTGCTTTAGGGGCGGCGGCGCGTGAAGACGATGTTGGCGGCGGCACTGCCTCAGCGTATTCAGGAACATTTTCGACGAGGCAATGCGCATCACGTGTCACCTTGCCTGTTGCGCTGCTCTTTTGGCCCCGTACTTGCGGCGCCGGGTCTCAAGGCTTCCGGGCGGTCATTTGCGAGATTCATCCCGTACGAGTGACAGGACAGGCGAATTGGCGCGTTGTAGGTCAGTGTGAACATGAACGACCAATAAGGCTCTGAGGGCAACGGGCTACTGAGCGACAGTCTAGATGAGACCCCTTGCTTGTCGCGCTGCAAGGGGGCTCATGACCAATCCTGATGAGCTTCGGCGCTTGCATATCTGAGCTGTCCCGACACGCGATGCCCTTCTACCAGCGCATTGTTGGATATCAGATGTGCATGCAAGGGGGCAGTGAAGCTCTGCTACTTTTACGGAGAAAGCCGTTCTGTCAGGTGGACGCGAGGCGAGTCTTGAATGTCGTGGAATAATAGGGTCGTCTGGTCGGAGGGCTTGTTCCTCCGCCCGCAGCATTTTCAGCAGGCCGATCGTCACGTCGAA includes the following:
- the tssB gene encoding type VI secretion system contractile sheath small subunit; its protein translation is MTKASSQKFIARVRPPRVQIEYDVETYGSQKKVQLPFVVGVMSDLAGNAAEPLAPVAERKMMEIDIDNFDDRLRSLRPRVVMRVPNLLTGEGQLAVDLTFERLEDFSPAAVARKVNSLSRLLEARTELSNLLAYMDGKNGAEELLTHFLADSALLSALGNGIETEKPDALVAAPPLASPDTEEN
- the tssA gene encoding type VI secretion system protein TssA, which gives rise to MLDADHLLKPISDGNACGDALDYDLSFLELEIASHGKPHQQIGDSIATEEAPDWTEVWRLGLDLSARTKDLRVGILLTRSALSQFGFSGLSRGLELLAAYVELYWSELHPRPDPEDDEDQTVRLNALASLCDLSGLLAEIRQVPLTSSRQFGTFTLRDWAGALRSQSTEIDRSTIEHAFIDTDPLQLEQISTGLHASLAAATHLDASVRQHVASDEAVRFDPLIVLLTQAKDLVDAHRKRAQPAAPASPLPDSSKASYPEVIRNRDDVVEILGRICHWYQVNEPASPLPALLERAQRLVSKDFMALIKELAPEGVAQYRSIAGLAVGEGT